One stretch of Paenibacillus sp. FSL R5-0341 DNA includes these proteins:
- a CDS encoding type III PLP-dependent enzyme, giving the protein MKPSVWQVIDELQRGLEDPVCAYVYDLAGIQKQVRQMLGSMPGNTELFYAIKANPDPRIIEALLPLVKGFEVASIGELLKVRAVSQEVPILFGGPGKKESELRLAIENGVSYIHVESLLELRRIIAIAKEREMEHEQVQENEPKHKQQQGRAQEVRILLRINLRSSTLPRTKIVMGGGPSPFGIDEEAVEEAIELIRVEGAGVVRLSGFHFHSLSNNMDARLHAEMIELYLQKVEQWQHKYDLPVEVVNAGGGFGVTYDGSPGFDWPLFTFLLEQSEARQRLASRGGQLYFESGRLLVADHGYYAAEVTDIKTSHDQYFAVLRGGTHHNRLPASWGHNHPFQIMATDRWKHSFVRPEVRDRRVHIVGELCTPKDRMHSDAEVALLRVGDIVVFEKSGAYCWTISHHDFLGHPHPAFHYLTEDNDHVNTDEAFQSASR; this is encoded by the coding sequence ATGAAACCTAGTGTATGGCAGGTGATTGATGAACTACAACGCGGATTGGAAGACCCGGTATGTGCGTATGTCTACGATCTGGCCGGTATTCAGAAACAGGTACGTCAGATGCTGGGAAGCATGCCCGGAAACACAGAATTATTCTACGCCATTAAGGCGAATCCAGATCCGCGAATCATTGAGGCGTTGCTTCCATTGGTGAAGGGCTTTGAAGTGGCTTCGATTGGAGAGTTGCTCAAGGTTAGAGCTGTAAGCCAAGAGGTTCCAATTTTGTTCGGAGGTCCGGGTAAGAAAGAGAGCGAACTGCGGCTAGCCATTGAGAATGGCGTGAGCTACATCCATGTGGAGAGTCTGCTGGAGCTGCGGCGCATCATTGCGATTGCGAAAGAGCGTGAGATGGAGCATGAGCAGGTGCAAGAAAATGAGCCGAAACACAAACAACAACAGGGGCGAGCGCAGGAGGTTCGCATTCTGCTCCGAATCAATCTGCGAAGCAGTACGTTACCTCGGACGAAGATTGTCATGGGCGGTGGGCCGAGTCCTTTTGGAATCGATGAAGAGGCGGTGGAAGAAGCCATTGAACTCATTCGTGTGGAAGGCGCGGGTGTGGTTCGACTGAGCGGGTTCCACTTTCACTCCTTGTCCAACAATATGGATGCCAGGCTGCATGCTGAGATGATCGAGCTGTATTTGCAAAAGGTGGAACAGTGGCAGCACAAGTATGATCTACCTGTGGAAGTGGTGAATGCAGGAGGTGGATTCGGTGTCACGTATGATGGCAGCCCCGGATTCGACTGGCCCTTGTTCACTTTCCTGCTGGAGCAAAGTGAAGCCAGACAGCGCCTTGCCTCACGCGGAGGTCAGCTGTATTTTGAATCGGGTCGACTGCTGGTAGCAGACCACGGGTATTATGCCGCAGAGGTTACGGATATCAAAACCTCTCATGATCAGTATTTTGCCGTGTTAAGGGGAGGTACGCACCACAATCGTCTGCCTGCTTCATGGGGACATAACCATCCGTTTCAGATTATGGCGACGGATCGTTGGAAGCACTCGTTTGTCCGTCCAGAGGTAAGAGATCGTCGTGTTCATATTGTAGGTGAGCTATGCACACCCAAGGATCGCATGCATTCCGATGCGGAGGTAGCGCTGCTAAGGGTAGGAGACATTGTTGTATTTGAAAAGTCTGGAGCTTATTGCTGGACCATCTCGCATCATGATTTTCTGGGGCATCCGCACCCGGCATTCCATTATCTAACGGAGGACAATGATCATGTCAACACTGATGAAGCGTTCCAGTCTGCAAGCCGCTGA
- a CDS encoding IucA/IucC family protein, which yields MSTLMKRSSLQAAERRIMADLMNSFLSEQLLPLEECSFIDFAAAPAPFRRLYKEYDGEENQNVASRYRLHTQGVLCLVETGVRQGTQWVQGSPIYEEKADGSWVLLDFPVEVGRAVLQKALSNEAYAQPGVAEFLASLGVAVEQFALGWEQVQYLSANVPASAYEWFIKGERVAALRDRPFHPSSKAKVGFNAEDVTRYAAEFGKAISLRWVAIRLDAVQQGCEDGLSILDVLDDVQRGVVEAEFARKGITLDEYLPMPVHPWQLQHVILPRFTGEIEEGGIVVLDVEVGDVQATSSLRSMAASTESNLMLKLPVSVLSLGAARYLPVVKLLNGLAGERMLRQAVACDETLKDKVYMCEEQNWWGFMPESMGLFDDHPRHLAAQIRVYPAELLNEAYKVIPMAALGVNLEGNHLLKDILGDDLSSTDVLDFYTSIATTFYDIVMRLFKVGVVPEIHGQNCCLVLRDNQVKGLLFRDHDSVRLHQPYLDKHGIADPAYHIRPGYSNSLYNETIQKLIFYVQSLGTQVNLAAIMEALSEVYHIPETKLWEITEQAWKEALQQVQLPDSDRAAIAHAVFESEEWPVKLVVRPLLEADGVPGAMPSGKGKGWNPFYKR from the coding sequence ATGTCAACACTGATGAAGCGTTCCAGTCTGCAAGCCGCTGAACGCCGGATTATGGCGGATTTGATGAATTCATTCTTGTCGGAGCAATTGCTTCCACTGGAGGAGTGTTCGTTCATTGATTTTGCCGCGGCACCTGCACCGTTCCGTCGATTGTATAAGGAATATGACGGTGAAGAGAATCAGAATGTAGCTTCTCGCTATAGATTGCACACTCAAGGTGTACTGTGTCTGGTTGAAACAGGAGTAAGACAGGGGACTCAATGGGTTCAGGGTTCACCGATCTATGAGGAGAAAGCAGATGGAAGCTGGGTTCTCCTTGATTTTCCTGTAGAAGTTGGACGTGCCGTGTTACAGAAGGCTTTGTCGAATGAGGCTTATGCGCAACCTGGGGTGGCGGAGTTTCTTGCTAGTCTGGGCGTTGCTGTGGAGCAGTTTGCTCTGGGCTGGGAACAAGTCCAGTATCTGTCCGCCAACGTCCCGGCGTCTGCTTATGAGTGGTTTATCAAGGGTGAGCGCGTTGCGGCATTGCGGGATCGTCCATTTCACCCATCGTCCAAAGCCAAGGTGGGATTCAACGCAGAAGATGTAACACGCTATGCAGCGGAATTCGGAAAGGCGATTTCGCTGCGCTGGGTGGCTATACGGCTGGATGCCGTGCAGCAAGGTTGTGAAGATGGGCTGTCCATTTTGGACGTGTTAGACGATGTTCAGCGCGGAGTGGTGGAAGCTGAGTTTGCCCGAAAAGGAATCACGTTGGACGAATATCTGCCGATGCCTGTACATCCGTGGCAATTGCAGCATGTGATTCTGCCTCGTTTCACTGGGGAGATCGAAGAAGGCGGCATAGTCGTATTGGATGTAGAAGTGGGCGACGTACAGGCAACATCCTCTCTGCGCTCGATGGCTGCATCAACCGAATCTAATCTGATGCTCAAGCTACCGGTTAGTGTGCTGTCACTGGGGGCTGCTCGCTATCTTCCGGTGGTCAAGCTGCTGAATGGTCTTGCTGGGGAACGGATGCTACGACAGGCCGTTGCTTGTGACGAGACGTTGAAGGACAAGGTGTATATGTGTGAAGAGCAGAACTGGTGGGGCTTCATGCCAGAATCCATGGGACTGTTCGATGATCATCCACGCCATCTGGCTGCACAGATTCGTGTGTATCCTGCTGAATTGCTTAATGAAGCCTACAAAGTCATTCCAATGGCTGCACTGGGTGTGAATCTGGAAGGTAACCATTTACTAAAGGACATTCTGGGTGATGATCTGAGCAGCACGGATGTCCTCGACTTTTATACCAGCATAGCTACGACGTTCTATGATATCGTGATGCGTCTGTTCAAGGTGGGCGTTGTACCTGAGATTCATGGTCAGAACTGCTGTCTGGTGTTACGGGATAATCAGGTAAAAGGTCTATTGTTCCGCGATCATGATTCCGTGCGTCTGCATCAGCCTTACCTGGACAAGCATGGGATCGCAGACCCTGCTTATCATATTCGCCCAGGCTACTCGAACAGCTTGTATAACGAGACGATCCAGAAGCTGATCTTCTATGTGCAGTCGCTGGGGACGCAGGTGAATCTGGCTGCGATCATGGAGGCACTGAGCGAGGTGTATCACATCCCGGAAACGAAGTTATGGGAGATCACGGAGCAGGCTTGGAAGGAAGCGCTGCAACAAGTGCAGCTTCCCGATTCTGACCGGGCCGCGATCGCTCATGCGGTATTCGAGAGCGAGGAGTGGCCCGTGAAGTTAGTTGTCCGTCCGCTGCTTGAAGCGGATGGGGTGCCTGGCGCGATGCCATCGGGCAAAGGCAAAGGGTGGAACCCTTTTTACAAGAGATAG